In Astyanax mexicanus isolate ESR-SI-001 chromosome 17, AstMex3_surface, whole genome shotgun sequence, a single window of DNA contains:
- the slc31a2 gene encoding probable low affinity copper uptake protein 2 — MYFEVSSSVTLLFKFWSVHGAGGMVLSVFVVLLLTVIYELLKVWKTTLDKQVENHSAPAIPAAFSPTPHCLSPELTHPDSTASLNNSPSEISLAPTENTSTTAANTSTVNSWLLHSLQTVLHVVQVVLGYMLMLCVMSYNVWIFLGVIMGSLLGYFLAFPLLGHIKFVLGSRESKA, encoded by the exons ATGTACTTCGAAGTGTCCAGCAGTGTTACGCTGCTCTTCAAGTTCTGGAGTGTACATGGAGCTGGAG GGATGGTTCTGTCCGTTTTCGTGGTTCTGCTGCTCACAGTAATCTATGAGCTCCTGAAGGTGTGGAAGACCACTCTGGACAAGCAGGTGGAAAATCATTCAGCCCCCGCCATCCCTGCTGCCTTCTCGCCGACTCCCCACTGTTTATCTCCAGAGCTGACACATCCAGACAGCACAGCCTCACTAAACAACAGCCCCTCAGAGATCTCTCTGGCTCCTACTGAGAATACAAGCACCACAGCTGCCAACACCTCCACTGTAAACAG CTGGCTTCTTCACAGCCTTCAGACCGTCCTGCATGTTGTGCAGGTGGTCCTGGGATACATGCTGATGCTGTGCGTCATGTCCTACAACGTCTGGATCTTCTTGGGGGTCATTATGGGATCTCTCCTGGGCTATTTCCTGGCTTTTCCTCTTCTTGGTCATATTAAATTTGTTCTTGGGAGTCGAGAAAGCAAGGCATGA